In a single window of the Pseudogemmatithrix spongiicola genome:
- a CDS encoding efflux RND transporter permease subunit, producing the protein MFISDFAIKRPLVTVVSMLALVVFGLFSLWQLETDEFPDVQQPIINVAIPYPGASPDVVEREVLDRVEEAVSGISGVDRISGAAQDGFANVTVFFVFEKDLQQASQDIRDKISAIRSELPVEMKEPVLTRFDPADQPIIEMSLNSSTLDAPALTRIADPGITRILRGIPGVAEANVIGGVERELTVEIRPEAMEAAGISVAQLVGALQSQNLAAPVGRITGALDERSIRLKGKLETPEDFLQLVVAEKGGRAIRLGEVATARDGTAEPRTAAMFNGRDAIGIQVKKSKGYSTTAVAERVVAAIDELRPGLPTGTTLDVVRNSGERVEASVANVQSTLVEGAVLTVLVVFLFLNSWRSTVITGLALPISVLASFVAVWAFGFTLNTMSLLGLSLAIGILIDDAIVVRENIVRHVEMGKDHFRAAHEGTDEIGLAVAATTFSIVAVFVPIGFMAGLSGQWFKPFALTIACAVLVSLFVSFSLDPMLSAYWPDPEIENHEHRSWISRQLVKFNNWFDRMAGGYTKVIGWALDHRLAMILLAVGSLVGALALQATIGGFGFVPVSDNSELIIQVETPPGSNLEYTRMKTEEAAQVARKHGEVRYTFATIGAGGGLDPSEALGAVDLGSVYVRMTPKATREISQEQLGAILREDVKTIGGATVAVFTSGFGGAIKQVQLELRGFDGRQLQAFADSVLKVVRAVPGAVDVSLSTKGQKPELEITLDRALAGSLGVSVGQIAQSLRPAFAGIDAGDWVDPAGENRKVRVRLAPESRTKVSDIERLPIAVGGQGGAPMRMMPLGQLATVTQGLGPAKISHLDRDNVVVVQGNVSGRSLGEVTSDITRELQRMQVPDGIRWSFGGEAKDQAQVFGDILAALGIALLLMYLILVMQFGSFLEPIAILISLPLSLIGVVLALIITNDTLNIMSMIGVILLMGIVAKNAILLIDFAKWGQEQGMERRAAIIEAGRVRLRPILMTTFALIAGMIPVALGLGEGADFRAPLGRAVIGGTITSTVLTLLVIPTIYEIMDEWREKVSGWFKFPVRPKTEEFMIPTKTS; encoded by the coding sequence ATGTTCATCTCAGACTTTGCGATCAAGCGGCCGCTGGTCACCGTCGTGTCGATGCTGGCACTGGTGGTGTTCGGGCTGTTCTCGCTCTGGCAGCTGGAGACGGACGAGTTCCCGGACGTCCAGCAGCCGATCATCAACGTCGCGATTCCGTATCCGGGCGCCTCGCCTGACGTCGTCGAGCGCGAAGTGCTCGACCGCGTCGAGGAGGCGGTGAGCGGCATCTCGGGCGTGGACCGCATCAGCGGCGCGGCGCAGGACGGCTTCGCCAACGTCACGGTGTTCTTCGTGTTCGAGAAGGACCTGCAGCAGGCCTCGCAGGACATCCGCGACAAGATCAGCGCCATCCGCTCCGAGCTCCCGGTGGAAATGAAGGAGCCGGTGCTCACGCGCTTCGACCCCGCGGACCAGCCGATCATCGAGATGTCGCTCAACTCGAGCACGCTCGACGCGCCGGCGCTCACGCGCATCGCCGATCCTGGCATCACGCGCATCCTGCGCGGCATCCCGGGCGTCGCGGAAGCGAACGTCATCGGCGGCGTGGAGCGCGAGCTCACCGTCGAGATCCGTCCCGAGGCGATGGAGGCGGCGGGCATCTCCGTGGCCCAGCTCGTCGGCGCGCTGCAGTCGCAGAACCTCGCGGCGCCGGTCGGCCGCATCACCGGCGCGCTCGACGAGCGCTCGATCCGCCTCAAGGGCAAGCTCGAGACGCCGGAAGACTTCCTGCAGTTGGTGGTCGCCGAGAAGGGTGGTCGCGCCATCCGCCTCGGCGAAGTCGCCACCGCGCGCGACGGCACGGCCGAGCCGCGCACGGCGGCGATGTTCAACGGCCGCGATGCCATCGGCATCCAGGTGAAGAAGTCGAAGGGCTATTCGACGACGGCGGTGGCCGAGCGCGTGGTCGCGGCAATCGATGAACTGCGCCCGGGCCTGCCGACGGGCACCACGCTGGACGTGGTGCGCAACTCCGGCGAGCGCGTCGAGGCGTCGGTGGCCAACGTGCAGAGCACGCTGGTCGAAGGCGCGGTGCTGACGGTGCTCGTGGTGTTCCTGTTCCTGAATTCCTGGCGCTCGACGGTGATCACCGGCCTCGCGCTGCCGATCTCCGTGCTCGCCAGCTTCGTGGCCGTGTGGGCCTTCGGCTTCACGCTCAACACGATGTCGCTGCTCGGCCTCTCGCTGGCCATCGGCATCCTGATCGACGACGCCATCGTGGTGCGCGAGAACATCGTGCGACACGTGGAGATGGGGAAAGACCATTTCCGGGCGGCGCACGAGGGCACCGACGAAATCGGCCTCGCCGTCGCCGCGACGACGTTCTCGATCGTCGCGGTGTTCGTGCCGATCGGCTTCATGGCCGGTCTGTCGGGCCAGTGGTTCAAGCCCTTCGCGTTGACCATCGCCTGCGCGGTGCTCGTGTCGCTGTTCGTGTCATTCTCGCTCGACCCGATGCTCTCGGCGTACTGGCCGGACCCGGAGATCGAGAACCACGAGCACCGCAGCTGGATCTCGCGGCAGCTCGTGAAGTTCAACAATTGGTTCGACCGCATGGCCGGCGGGTACACCAAGGTCATCGGCTGGGCGCTGGACCATCGTCTCGCGATGATCCTGCTCGCCGTCGGCTCGCTCGTGGGCGCGCTCGCGCTGCAGGCGACGATCGGCGGGTTCGGCTTCGTGCCGGTGAGCGACAACTCGGAGCTCATCATCCAGGTGGAGACGCCGCCGGGGTCGAACCTCGAGTACACGCGGATGAAGACGGAGGAGGCCGCGCAGGTGGCGCGCAAGCACGGCGAGGTGCGCTACACGTTCGCGACGATCGGCGCGGGCGGCGGCCTGGATCCGTCGGAAGCGCTCGGGGCCGTGGACCTGGGCTCCGTGTATGTACGCATGACACCCAAGGCCACGCGCGAGATCTCGCAGGAGCAGCTCGGCGCGATCCTGCGTGAGGACGTGAAGACGATCGGCGGCGCGACGGTGGCCGTGTTCACCTCGGGCTTCGGTGGTGCGATCAAGCAGGTGCAGCTCGAGCTGCGCGGCTTCGACGGCCGCCAGCTGCAGGCGTTCGCCGACTCGGTGCTCAAGGTGGTGCGCGCCGTGCCGGGCGCGGTGGACGTGTCGCTCTCGACCAAGGGCCAGAAGCCCGAGCTCGAGATCACGCTCGACCGCGCGCTGGCCGGTTCGCTGGGCGTGAGCGTGGGGCAGATCGCCCAGTCGCTGCGTCCGGCCTTCGCGGGCATCGACGCCGGCGACTGGGTCGACCCGGCGGGCGAGAACCGCAAGGTGCGCGTGCGCCTCGCGCCGGAGTCGCGCACCAAGGTGAGCGACATCGAGCGCCTGCCGATCGCCGTGGGTGGCCAGGGCGGTGCGCCGATGCGCATGATGCCGCTGGGGCAGCTGGCGACGGTCACGCAGGGCTTGGGACCGGCGAAGATCTCGCACCTCGACCGCGACAACGTGGTCGTCGTGCAGGGCAACGTCTCCGGCCGTTCGCTCGGCGAAGTCACCAGCGACATCACGCGTGAACTGCAGCGCATGCAGGTGCCGGACGGCATCCGTTGGAGCTTCGGCGGCGAGGCGAAGGACCAGGCGCAGGTCTTCGGCGACATCCTGGCGGCGCTGGGCATCGCGCTGCTGCTGATGTACCTGATCCTCGTGATGCAGTTCGGCTCGTTCCTCGAGCCGATCGCCATCCTCATCTCGCTGCCGCTGTCGCTGATCGGCGTGGTGCTGGCGCTGATCATCACGAACGACACGCTGAACATCATGTCGATGATCGGCGTGATCCTGCTGATGGGCATCGTGGCGAAGAACGCCATCCTGCTCATCGACTTCGCGAAGTGGGGGCAGGAGCAGGGCATGGAGCGCCGCGCGGCGATCATCGAGGCGGGGCGCGTGCGCCTGCGGCCGATCCTGATGACGACCTTCGCACTCATCGCCGGCATGATCCCCGTGGCGCTGGGCCTCGGCGAAGGCGCGGACTTCCGGGCTCCGTTGGGGCGTGCGGTCATCGGTGGAACCATCACGTCCACGGTCCTGACGCTGCTTGTGATCCCGACGATCTACGAGATCATGGACGAGTGGCGCGAGAAGGTGTCGGGGTGGTTCAAGTTCCCGGTGCGGCCGAAGACCGAGGAGTTCATGATTCCGACCAAGACCTCGTAA
- a CDS encoding efflux RND transporter periplasmic adaptor subunit, which translates to MSSRSFRAAGVAALALLVSLSACGRGDANEAPVSEAVTVNVGPEGVAVAEQTSLSIGPILSGSLVAERTAQIRAEVPGAVLAVNVDPGAVVTKGTSLAKIDDRAIQDAYLGARSGFTAAQQAADLAARELTRAERLHAAGALADRDLENARRADLGARSMLDDARARLSQAEKSRDAANVLAPYDGVVSERFVNPGDIVNPGAPLFAIVDPSTMRLEAAVPASELAMLRIGAPVRFSVTGYPGRSFEGRISSVNPQADPQTRQVRLFVRIPNQGQRLVAGLFAEGRVASETRETLTVPAEAVDERGLQPQVVRLKSGVTERVPVQLGARDGSTGRVEITTGLAAGDTVLVGAALGITIGSRVKVSAPSDTSTQR; encoded by the coding sequence ATGTCTTCGCGTTCGTTCCGCGCCGCCGGCGTTGCCGCACTCGCGCTCCTCGTGTCTCTCTCCGCCTGCGGACGCGGCGACGCCAACGAGGCGCCCGTCTCCGAGGCCGTCACCGTCAACGTCGGGCCGGAAGGCGTCGCCGTTGCCGAACAGACCTCGCTCTCGATCGGGCCGATCCTCTCGGGCTCGCTCGTCGCCGAGCGCACGGCGCAGATCCGCGCCGAGGTGCCGGGCGCGGTGCTGGCCGTGAACGTGGATCCCGGCGCCGTCGTCACCAAAGGCACGTCGCTGGCCAAGATCGATGACCGTGCCATCCAGGACGCCTACCTCGGCGCGCGCAGCGGCTTCACCGCCGCGCAGCAGGCGGCGGACCTCGCGGCGCGCGAACTCACGCGGGCCGAGCGCCTGCACGCGGCCGGCGCGCTCGCCGACCGCGATCTCGAGAACGCCCGCCGTGCCGACCTCGGTGCCCGCTCCATGCTCGACGACGCCCGCGCGCGCCTCTCGCAGGCCGAGAAGTCCCGCGATGCGGCGAACGTGCTCGCGCCGTACGACGGCGTGGTCTCCGAGCGCTTCGTGAATCCGGGTGACATCGTGAACCCCGGCGCGCCGCTGTTTGCGATCGTCGATCCGAGCACGATGCGCCTCGAGGCGGCCGTGCCGGCCAGTGAACTCGCGATGCTGCGCATCGGCGCGCCCGTGCGCTTCAGCGTGACGGGCTACCCGGGCCGCAGCTTCGAGGGCCGCATCTCCAGCGTGAACCCGCAGGCCGATCCGCAGACGCGGCAGGTGCGGCTCTTCGTGCGCATCCCCAACCAAGGCCAGCGACTCGTCGCCGGTCTCTTCGCCGAAGGGCGCGTGGCCAGCGAGACGCGGGAGACGCTCACGGTGCCCGCGGAGGCCGTGGACGAGCGCGGGCTGCAGCCGCAGGTCGTGCGCCTCAAGAGCGGTGTCACGGAGCGCGTGCCCGTGCAGCTCGGCGCGCGCGACGGCAGCACCGGCCGCGTCGAGATCACGACGGGCCTCGCCGCCGGCGACACCGTGCTCGTGGGCGCCGCGCTCGGCATCACCATCGGGTCGCGCGTGAAGGTGAGCGCGCCGTCAGACACTTCGACTCAGCGCTGA
- a CDS encoding TolC family protein yields MTEPTKQQLIDAALRVYAEGGFRGATTRRIAEAAGVNEVTLFRLFGSKATLIEEALRSRAATVDRPTPPAVPVDPQGELTEWAAADHAFMLESAGMIRSSLAEMHQHPECADTTAERPEESRAEVLRYFERLVEHRFIPPSADLKAAATMLLGTIFADAMGRDLMPSMFPPRDKAPATYVRLVLRAIGATAVALLLLVLPLASSTLQAQGTAPNAAPAALSLAEALQMAEQRSAGVRAAAAGADRARGQLRQANSQLLPQINGAANYQRAIQNQFQAISEQFAPDSGSGGGDDGIANSPLAQIFAAPNTFIFTLSATQNLWTAGRLTAQRAGAEAGLSAADIALSSAKAQALLDVAQAYYDAVAAERFAEIADSTLALTERTLSQVRLAREVGTASEFDLLRAQVTRDNQRPAAIQARGARQAAQLRLKQLLRLPLAQPLTLTTPIRDEGAAMAAPLAPVTLAGARSLAPDTSATARATVRQAAAQLDAAEKALTAARLARLPALQLSSTYQRFAYPPDGTFLPSDFNLYFPNWTVTLGLSFPVFNGGLTSGQKMVAQANVAEARARLEQTRDGAELDAVLAVNAYEQAAAAYQAAVGTDAQAARAYAIAEVRFSEGISTPVELTEARVQLEQARLQRVTTARDLEVARMRLALLKDLPLAIGGAR; encoded by the coding sequence ATGACAGAACCAACCAAACAGCAGCTCATCGACGCGGCGCTACGCGTCTACGCCGAGGGTGGATTCCGCGGCGCAACCACGCGACGCATCGCCGAAGCAGCCGGTGTCAACGAAGTCACGCTCTTCCGGCTCTTTGGCTCCAAGGCGACACTCATCGAAGAAGCCCTGCGGTCGCGCGCCGCGACGGTCGACCGCCCGACGCCGCCCGCGGTGCCCGTGGATCCGCAGGGCGAACTCACCGAGTGGGCCGCCGCCGACCACGCGTTCATGCTCGAGTCCGCCGGCATGATCCGCTCCTCGCTCGCCGAGATGCATCAGCATCCGGAGTGCGCCGACACCACCGCCGAGCGCCCCGAAGAGTCCCGCGCGGAAGTCCTGCGCTACTTCGAACGGCTGGTCGAGCACCGCTTCATTCCACCCTCTGCCGACCTCAAGGCGGCGGCCACGATGCTGCTCGGCACCATCTTCGCCGACGCCATGGGACGAGACCTCATGCCCTCCATGTTCCCGCCGCGCGACAAGGCGCCGGCGACGTACGTTCGCCTCGTCCTGCGCGCCATCGGTGCGACGGCCGTCGCACTGCTCTTACTCGTGCTGCCCCTCGCGTCATCGACGCTGCAGGCGCAGGGCACTGCGCCCAACGCGGCCCCGGCGGCGCTCTCGCTCGCCGAGGCACTGCAGATGGCGGAGCAGCGTAGCGCCGGCGTGCGTGCCGCTGCGGCCGGTGCCGACCGCGCGCGCGGACAGCTGCGTCAGGCCAACAGCCAACTGCTGCCGCAAATCAACGGCGCCGCCAACTACCAGCGCGCCATCCAGAACCAGTTCCAGGCCATCTCCGAGCAGTTCGCGCCCGACTCCGGCAGCGGCGGCGGTGACGATGGCATCGCGAACTCGCCGCTCGCGCAGATCTTCGCGGCGCCCAACACCTTCATCTTCACGCTCAGCGCGACGCAGAACCTCTGGACCGCAGGCCGCCTGACCGCGCAGCGCGCCGGCGCCGAGGCCGGACTCTCCGCCGCGGACATCGCGCTCTCGTCGGCCAAGGCGCAGGCGCTGCTCGACGTCGCGCAGGCCTACTACGACGCCGTCGCCGCCGAACGCTTTGCCGAGATCGCCGACTCCACGCTCGCCCTCACCGAGCGCACGCTCTCGCAGGTGCGCCTCGCGCGCGAGGTCGGCACGGCGTCGGAGTTCGATCTGCTCCGGGCGCAGGTCACGCGCGACAACCAGCGCCCCGCGGCCATCCAGGCCCGCGGCGCCCGTCAGGCCGCGCAACTGCGCCTCAAGCAGTTGCTGCGCCTGCCGCTCGCGCAGCCGCTGACGCTCACCACCCCCATCCGCGACGAAGGTGCCGCGATGGCCGCGCCGCTCGCCCCCGTCACGCTCGCTGGCGCGCGTAGCCTCGCACCCGACACGTCGGCCACCGCGCGCGCGACCGTGCGCCAGGCCGCCGCGCAGCTCGACGCTGCCGAGAAGGCCCTCACCGCCGCGCGTCTCGCCCGACTGCCCGCGTTGCAGCTGAGCTCCACCTATCAGCGCTTCGCGTATCCGCCCGACGGCACCTTCTTGCCGAGCGACTTCAATCTCTACTTCCCGAACTGGACCGTCACGCTCGGGCTCAGCTTCCCCGTGTTCAACGGCGGGCTGACCTCCGGCCAGAAGATGGTCGCGCAAGCGAACGTCGCCGAAGCCCGCGCGCGGCTCGAGCAGACGCGCGATGGCGCCGAGCTCGATGCCGTGCTCGCCGTCAACGCCTACGAGCAGGCCGCGGCGGCGTACCAAGCCGCCGTCGGCACCGATGCGCAGGCCGCGCGCGCCTACGCCATCGCCGAAGTGCGCTTCAGCGAGGGCATCTCGACGCCTGTCGAACTCACCGAGGCCCGCGTGCAACTCGAGCAGGCCCGCCTGCAGCGCGTCACCACGGCGCGTGACCTCGAGGTCGCGCGCATGCGCCTCGCGCTCCTGAAGGACCTCCCGCTGGCCATCGGAGGCGCCCGCTGA
- the msrB gene encoding peptide-methionine (R)-S-oxide reductase MsrB produces the protein MKKKPDDPQLASKLTPLQYEVTQCSATEPPFRNEFWDHHEPGIYVDVVSGEPLFSSTDKFDSGTGWPSFTQPLLRERVTEHTDSSYGMRRVEVRSADADSHLGHVFPDGPGPSGLRYCINSASLRFIPAARLTAEGYAQFAGLFPGIAQESA, from the coding sequence ATGAAGAAGAAGCCTGACGATCCGCAGCTCGCCTCCAAGCTCACACCGTTGCAGTACGAGGTAACGCAGTGCAGCGCGACCGAGCCGCCGTTCCGCAACGAGTTCTGGGACCATCACGAACCCGGCATCTATGTAGATGTCGTCTCCGGTGAGCCCTTGTTCTCGTCCACCGACAAGTTCGACTCCGGCACGGGGTGGCCGTCGTTCACGCAGCCGCTGCTGCGCGAGCGCGTGACGGAGCACACCGACTCGTCGTACGGCATGCGCCGCGTCGAGGTGCGCTCCGCCGACGCGGACTCGCATCTCGGGCATGTGTTTCCCGATGGCCCGGGACCCTCGGGCCTGCGCTACTGCATCAACTCGGCGTCGTTGCGCTTCATCCCGGCGGCGCGCCTGACGGCGGAGGGCTACGCACAGTTCGCGGGGCTGTTTCCGGGCATCGCGCAGGAGTCGGCATGA
- the msrA gene encoding peptide-methionine (S)-S-oxide reductase MsrA — MSGEVATLAGGCFWCLEAVYLELRGVERVKSGYAGGHVPNPTYEQVCGKQTGHAEVVQVTFDPAVIGYGELLDVFFTIHDPTTLNRQGNDVGPQYRSAIFTHSESQARVAREKLAAAQAHWEDPIVTELQPLETFWPAETYHDNYLARNPQNPYCAVVVAPKVAKARKVFFDKLKK, encoded by the coding sequence ATGAGCGGCGAAGTCGCGACGCTGGCCGGCGGATGTTTCTGGTGCCTCGAGGCGGTGTACCTCGAACTGCGTGGCGTGGAGCGCGTGAAGAGCGGCTATGCCGGTGGCCATGTGCCCAACCCGACCTACGAGCAGGTCTGCGGCAAGCAGACGGGGCACGCCGAGGTGGTGCAGGTGACCTTCGATCCGGCGGTGATCGGGTATGGAGAGTTGCTGGATGTGTTCTTCACCATCCACGATCCGACGACGTTGAATCGCCAGGGCAACGACGTCGGGCCGCAATATCGCTCGGCGATCTTCACGCACTCGGAGAGCCAGGCGCGCGTGGCGCGCGAGAAGCTCGCGGCGGCGCAGGCGCACTGGGAAGACCCGATCGTGACGGAGCTGCAGCCGCTGGAGACGTTCTGGCCGGCGGAGACCTACCACGACAACTATCTCGCGCGGAATCCACAGAATCCCTACTGCGCCGTGGTGGTCGCGCCGAAGGTGGCAAAGGCGCGCAAGGTGTTCTTCGACAAGCTGAAGAAGTAA
- a CDS encoding IS110 family transposase — protein MFVGIDVAKATVVVALHPSGETWTTGTSAKELRALARRLAALRPAHVVLEPTGGYELPVLMALGAQALPVSLVAPARVREYARSHGQFAKTDVLDARMLARFAAERPVQAVTLPDAAHRTLMQLVARRRQLDEMLVAERLRLDQQRLFPDSPVVADIEETIAFLEAKGRDLDRQLQAHIAAHPQWRETAALLRSVPGIGPVTVATLLAFLPELGTLSRREIAALVGVAPLAQDSGAWHGRRHIRGGRADVRRVLYMAALTAAHHNPALKAFYARLRARGKTAKQALTACSRKLIVVCNTILKTKQPWQAPRPATA, from the coding sequence ATGTTTGTCGGCATCGATGTGGCGAAGGCGACCGTCGTGGTCGCGCTCCATCCGAGCGGCGAGACGTGGACGACGGGCACGAGCGCCAAGGAGTTGCGCGCGCTCGCGCGGCGCCTCGCGGCGCTGCGGCCTGCGCACGTCGTGCTCGAGCCCACCGGCGGCTACGAGCTCCCCGTGCTGATGGCCCTCGGCGCGCAGGCCCTGCCGGTGAGCCTCGTCGCGCCGGCGCGCGTGCGCGAGTACGCGCGCTCGCACGGGCAGTTCGCGAAGACCGACGTGCTCGACGCGCGGATGCTCGCGCGCTTCGCGGCCGAGCGGCCCGTGCAGGCCGTCACGCTCCCCGACGCCGCGCACCGCACCCTGATGCAGCTCGTCGCCCGCCGGCGCCAGCTCGACGAGATGCTCGTCGCCGAGCGGCTGCGCCTCGACCAGCAGCGGCTCTTCCCCGACTCGCCCGTCGTCGCCGACATCGAGGAGACGATCGCGTTCCTCGAGGCGAAGGGGCGCGACCTCGACCGGCAGCTCCAGGCCCACATCGCCGCGCACCCGCAGTGGCGCGAGACGGCCGCGCTGCTGCGCAGCGTCCCCGGGATCGGCCCCGTGACGGTCGCGACGCTGCTCGCGTTCCTGCCCGAGCTCGGGACGCTCTCGCGCCGCGAGATCGCCGCCCTGGTCGGCGTCGCGCCGCTCGCGCAGGACAGTGGCGCCTGGCACGGCCGGCGGCACATCCGCGGCGGTCGCGCCGACGTCCGCCGCGTGCTCTACATGGCCGCGCTCACGGCGGCGCACCACAATCCCGCGCTCAAGGCCTTCTACGCGCGGCTGCGCGCGCGCGGCAAGACGGCGAAGCAGGCGCTCACCGCCTGCAGCCGCAAGCTCATCGTCGTCTGCAACACGATCCTCAAAACGAAGCAGCCGTGGCAGGCCCCGAGGCCCGCCACGGCATAA
- a CDS encoding IS110 family transposase, protein MTYIGIDVSQATLDGADATGQAWQHANDAAGIAATVARVGAQGPTLVVLEATGAYHVPLTAALAAAGVPVAVVNPRQVRRFAESVGQLAKTDRLDAALLARFAATVRPAARPLPDAATQELAALVDRRRQLVEMLTMEHNRLAVARRSVQPSVRQTIRALERALRALEEETDRWIQGSPLWRAQEDLLTSVPGVGPQTARLLIARLTELGALSAKEIAALVGLAPYAQESGRWRGVRRIRGGRADVRTGLYMATLAAIRCNAVVRAMYRRLVAAGKPKKLALTACMRRLLVILNAMVKHQTRWQASPTPTTA, encoded by the coding sequence ATGACGTACATCGGGATCGACGTGAGCCAGGCGACGCTGGACGGCGCGGACGCGACGGGCCAGGCGTGGCAGCACGCGAACGACGCGGCGGGCATCGCCGCGACGGTGGCGCGCGTGGGCGCGCAGGGGCCGACGCTCGTCGTGCTGGAGGCGACGGGCGCCTACCACGTGCCGCTGACGGCGGCGCTCGCGGCGGCGGGCGTGCCGGTCGCCGTGGTGAATCCGCGGCAGGTGCGGCGCTTCGCCGAGAGCGTCGGGCAGCTGGCGAAGACGGACCGGCTCGACGCGGCGCTGCTCGCGCGCTTCGCGGCGACGGTGCGGCCGGCCGCGCGGCCGCTGCCCGATGCGGCGACGCAGGAGCTCGCGGCGCTCGTCGACCGGCGGCGGCAGCTCGTCGAGATGCTGACGATGGAGCACAACCGGCTCGCGGTGGCGCGCCGCAGCGTGCAGCCGAGCGTCCGGCAGACGATCCGCGCGCTGGAGCGGGCGCTGCGGGCCCTCGAGGAGGAGACGGACCGCTGGATCCAGGGCTCGCCGCTGTGGCGCGCGCAGGAGGACTTGCTGACGAGCGTGCCGGGCGTCGGGCCGCAGACGGCGCGGCTGCTGATCGCGCGCCTCACGGAGCTCGGCGCGCTGTCCGCGAAGGAGATCGCCGCCCTCGTCGGGCTGGCGCCCTACGCGCAGGAGTCGGGCCGCTGGCGCGGCGTGCGGCGCATCCGCGGCGGCCGCGCCGACGTCCGCACGGGGCTCTACATGGCGACCCTCGCGGCGATCCGCTGCAACGCCGTCGTACGCGCGATGTATCGGCGCCTCGTCGCCGCCGGCAAGCCGAAGAAGCTCGCCCTGACCGCGTGCATGCGCCGCCTCCTCGTCATCCTCAACGCGATGGTCAAACACCAGACGCGGTGGCAGGCGTCACCGACGCCCACCACCGCTTGA
- a CDS encoding carboxypeptidase-like regulatory domain-containing protein has product MPSLRPLLRALAVAAAVLLPGALLPNALAAQTAVVRGIVTDSVGNPIRGVEVLALQQERSVRTGADGRFVLRNMPWGQVVLMARLPGWRAQEQVVRINDDGTSREVRFAMVRAVQLLDTLRIVSQDGCAATQIEGFECRRRAGIGQFRGPEELEAIRAQHMADMFEGMTGLRREPFRDVARGRLDWTVASTTGWRCLTEAFNGRFRTAREEIIYPEQIYAIEYYDVYERVPEIYKRFAWPNTTDRPCALVVYWTKAYVEENGGPPRQRP; this is encoded by the coding sequence ATGCCTTCCCTCCGCCCTCTCCTTCGCGCCCTCGCCGTGGCCGCCGCGGTGCTGTTGCCCGGCGCGCTCCTGCCCAACGCGCTTGCGGCGCAGACGGCCGTCGTGCGCGGCATCGTCACGGACTCGGTCGGCAATCCGATCCGCGGCGTGGAGGTGCTCGCGCTGCAGCAGGAGCGTTCGGTGCGCACCGGGGCCGATGGCCGCTTCGTGCTGCGGAACATGCCGTGGGGCCAGGTGGTGCTGATGGCCCGCCTCCCGGGCTGGCGCGCGCAGGAGCAGGTGGTGCGCATCAACGACGACGGCACGTCCCGCGAGGTGCGCTTCGCGATGGTGCGCGCCGTCCAACTGCTCGACACGCTGCGCATCGTCTCGCAGGACGGCTGCGCGGCCACGCAGATCGAGGGCTTCGAATGCCGACGCCGCGCGGGGATCGGGCAGTTCCGCGGGCCCGAGGAGCTGGAGGCGATCCGGGCGCAGCACATGGCGGACATGTTCGAGGGCATGACCGGTCTCCGCCGCGAGCCGTTCCGCGACGTCGCGCGCGGGCGCCTCGACTGGACGGTGGCGTCGACCACCGGCTGGCGCTGCCTCACCGAGGCGTTCAATGGCCGCTTCCGCACGGCGCGCGAGGAGATCATCTACCCCGAGCAGATCTACGCGATCGAGTACTACGACGTCTACGAGCGCGTGCCGGAGATCTACAAGCGCTTCGCCTGGCCCAACACGACTGACAGGCCCTGTGCCCTCGTGGTGTACTGGACCAAGGCCTACGTCGAGGAGAACGGCGGGCCGCCGCGTCAGCGCCCGTAG